Part of the Flavobacterium sp. KS-LB2 genome is shown below.
GCGTAGCAGACTATTGCAACAACATTATCAAAAAACATGAAGATATTATTGCTTTCAGAGTCCGATTACTCAAAGACTACATGAAATATGCTGCTTTCAACACGGAGCCGGTTTTGATGACCTATCCAGATAATAAAACAATTGAAAACTGGATTTTTAACTGTACTCAAAAATTAGCTGATTTTGAATTTTCAACCACTAAAAAAGAAATTCATTACCTCTGGAAAATTGAAGATGCATTAGAAATTAATTGGCTACAAAACCTATTCGAGAAGACAGATAACCTATATATTGCTGATGGTCATCATCGAACTGAAGCTCTAAAACTATTATCAGAGGAAAATGATGACACAGAAAATATAGCCAAAGACCATATTCTGAGTTATTTAATTTCTGAAAACAATGTCAAAATTTACGAATTTAACAGATTAGTAAAAGATTTAAATGGCTATTCGAAACAAGACTTGATAAAAGAGCTAGAAAAAGATTTCATAATAGAGAATAAATTTCAACAACCTTTTCAACCCGCTGAAAAGCATCAATTTGGGATGTACCTTGATCATGAGTTTTATAGCTTAATTTTACGAAAAGAAAATGAAGTTTTTAAAACAGCTTTGGAGAGTTTGGACACGCAAATTTTATACAAGAAAGTACTGCTACCTATTCTAGCTATTGAAGATTTACGCAATGATGAACGAATAGAATACCTTTCAGGAAAACAATCTGTACTGGAAGTAAAAAATAAAATTGATCAAGGAGAATTCGAAATTGGTTTTATATTATTTCCATCCAATATTGGAGAAATAAAAGCTTTGGCTGATGCCAATTTGATAATGCCACCAAAAAGCACCTATATCGAACCTAAGTTCCGAAGTGGACTAGTTATTTATGAGTTTTAGTTATAATTTAAAATTAAAAGATTAAAAAATGTCTATAAAAAATAATCTTACCCACATAAAAACTACTTTACCTGAACACGTAACATTAGTTGCAGTTTCAAAAACAAAACCTGTTTCGGATCTAATGGAGGCGTATGAAGCTGGCCAGCGCATTTTTGGTGAGAACAAAATTCAGGAAATGGCCGAAAAATGGGAGCAAATGCCCAAAGACATTCAATGGCACATGATAGGTCATGTTCAAACGAATAAAGTCAAATTTATGGCACCATTTGTGAGCCTGATACATGGTGTGGATAGTTTGAAATTGCTTCAAGAAATTAACAAACAAGCTCAAAAAAACAATAGAATTATAGATTGTTTATTACAAATATATATTGCAGAGGAAGAAACTAAATTTGGTCTAGACCAAGAAGAACTTGCTTCACTCCTATCGTCAAACGAATTTAAGGAACTAAAAAATATTAGAATTGTAGGATTAATGGGAATGGCAACTTTTACCGATAATAAAGACCAAATTAAGAAAGAATTCCTGCATTTGAAATCAATTTTTGATTCGTTTGCAATTCATAATCCACAATTCGCAACTCTTTCCATGGGAATGTCAGGTGATTATCAACTTGCAATTGAATGCGGAAGCACAATGGTTCGAATTGGAAGTAGTATCTTTGGGGGAAGAAATTGATTTTCGATTTTTGATAAACGTTTTTTGACCTGAGCGATAGCGAACTGGCAAAGTATTTCAGATGTTTCTTAACTTGAAACACTAAACATTAAACAAAAAATTTGTACGCAATACTAGACATAGAAACCACTGGAGGACAATTCAACGAAGAGGGAATTACTGAAATCGCCATCTATAAATTTGATGGACATGAAGTGGTGGATCAATTCATCAGTTTGGTAAATCCGGAAATTCCAATTCAGCCCTTTGTAGTGAAACTTACAGGTATAAATAATGCTATGTTGCAATCTGCTCCAAAGTTTTTTGAAGTGGCGAAACGCATTATTGAAATGACAAATGACTGTATTATCGTAGCTCATAATGCCTCATTTGACTATAGAATCCTTCGAACAGAGTTCAGACGATTAGGGTATGATTTTGAAGCCCGAACCATTTGTACAGTAGAATTATCAAAAAAATTATTACCAGAGCAACCATCTCATAGCTTAGGAAAGCTCGTTCGTGCACTTGGAATACCAATGGCAGACCGCCACAGGGCGAGTGGTGATGCCTTGGCAACTGTCAAATTATTTAAAATTCTTTTAGAAAAAGATTTAGAGAAAGAAATTGTAAAAGATTTTATTAAACTGGAAATCGAAAAAGGAATTGCTCCAAAATTACTGGATATTGTGGCT
Proteins encoded:
- a CDS encoding DUF1015 domain-containing protein; amino-acid sequence: MAQIVPFKAVRPTRDKVCLVTCRSYEEYVNAELAAQLDFNPLSFLHILKPAYTNQESVSFEKRYRQVHQKYQDFKNEIILVKDKKPAIYIHKIVTKTHSFTGIIAGTSVADYCNNIIKKHEDIIAFRVRLLKDYMKYAAFNTEPVLMTYPDNKTIENWIFNCTQKLADFEFSTTKKEIHYLWKIEDALEINWLQNLFEKTDNLYIADGHHRTEALKLLSEENDDTENIAKDHILSYLISENNVKIYEFNRLVKDLNGYSKQDLIKELEKDFIIENKFQQPFQPAEKHQFGMYLDHEFYSLILRKENEVFKTALESLDTQILYKKVLLPILAIEDLRNDERIEYLSGKQSVLEVKNKIDQGEFEIGFILFPSNIGEIKALADANLIMPPKSTYIEPKFRSGLVIYEF
- a CDS encoding YggS family pyridoxal phosphate-dependent enzyme — its product is MSIKNNLTHIKTTLPEHVTLVAVSKTKPVSDLMEAYEAGQRIFGENKIQEMAEKWEQMPKDIQWHMIGHVQTNKVKFMAPFVSLIHGVDSLKLLQEINKQAQKNNRIIDCLLQIYIAEEETKFGLDQEELASLLSSNEFKELKNIRIVGLMGMATFTDNKDQIKKEFLHLKSIFDSFAIHNPQFATLSMGMSGDYQLAIECGSTMVRIGSSIFGGRN